Genomic window (Brevibacterium paucivorans):
GATGTTGACTCCAGCATCGAAGACATCACCGCGCAGGTCAACGAGGCTATTGCGCAGGGAACTGTGCTTACGCTCAAGGACTCGAAAAACCGCACCGTCCTGGTTCCCGCTCAGTCCCTTGCGTACATCGAAGCCGGTTCAGAAACGGCTCACCGCGTGGGATTCGGAATCGGCTAGAACTGGCCACAACGTCAACCACCAGTTCAGACACTCAGTCAGGTCACGCCACCAAACCGATTGCGCTCATGCGGCGTGAGTGCCCCGTGAGGGCACTCTGCCAGGCCTTCGCATCCAGGTGCTTACGGTCAGTCGTGAGCTCTACGATGTCCGTGAGACGCTTACCCGTCTCAACCACCAATTTGCGACCCCACAGGGCTAAGCGCGAACCCAAAATCTCCTGATCACTGATGAGTTCCCCAAGGCGCTCGCGCAACAGTTCTTCGCGACGTGTATCATCTAACACGGCGGTGATGACGTTTTTACTGTCCGCATCGAGTGCCGGATGAGAGCATTTCGCATAGTCCCTCAACAGTCCGTCGTGGACGTAGGACTTCATGAGACTCTCGTGCCAATCCTTTGGTTGTGTGCGTTCGTTGAATGCAGTTAAAGACGGCGCCCTCTCTTCCATGAGTGCCAGCGCATCGCCACCTAACTGTCCGATGCGTTCCACGAGCGCTTCGAAGTGGTTGAGCGCGTAACCGCTCACGCGAGAAAGCTCGACTGTGTCTCGTACGTGAGGAGCGAACTGCGCATCCGTTGCGGTGCTTTGGAAGACGGACAGTTCATATAGAGCCAGAGTGGCCAGGATCGCGGTCGGGGCGTCGTTGTGCATGTCCCTAGCCTAACCGCACAGTAAATCCCCTGGCACACATGACAATGAGGACTTTTGTGACACAAGAA
Coding sequences:
- a CDS encoding DUF3107 domain-containing protein, with translation MEIKIGIRQSNRELTVDVDSSIEDITAQVNEAIAQGTVLTLKDSKNRTVLVPAQSLAYIEAGSETAHRVGFGIG
- a CDS encoding ferritin-like fold-containing protein, yielding MHNDAPTAILATLALYELSVFQSTATDAQFAPHVRDTVELSRVSGYALNHFEALVERIGQLGGDALALMEERAPSLTAFNERTQPKDWHESLMKSYVHDGLLRDYAKCSHPALDADSKNVITAVLDDTRREELLRERLGELISDQEILGSRLALWGRKLVVETGKRLTDIVELTTDRKHLDAKAWQSALTGHSRRMSAIGLVA